gatgtcttgaaacctccctcttgaaggagttcaaattacaggaaggtggaaatacagaagcaggcagggagttccagagtttaccagagaaagggatgaatgattgagaatactggttactgggattgttttggcaggtgcctactgcctccgcCTTgctataatttttcatttttattcatttatttatttatttttttatttctttatagtcTACTGAATATACATCAATGGGGGAAGTTGTATTTCTGTCTGAGCATGATTGTGCAAGTgtttgtgtctctgtgtgtgtgtgtgtgtgtgtgtgtgtgtgtgtgtgtggcagaacTTCCAAGTGTCACATGCCAGTACACAAGCCATAAGCTGCCTCCTGTTGTGTGTCAGGGGCGGGAGCGTGCTGGAGCCACACAGCTGAGGGTGTGGCTGGTGGACATGCAGCCGGCAGCAGGAGGCTCGGCTGTCATGGTCCTGACAGCCGCCGTCAACCCTCAAGTGTCGCAGCAGCTGGTCTATGCACTGGGTGAGTAGATGGAATGTCTATCAATGTGTtttcttcatgaatttttttGCCTCAGTCTTTCATTTCTGGCTTACTTGGTGTGGGATGTTGGACAGTAATGACATCAATGTGCTAGTTTTTCTTGCTTGTTAAGGTTTTTGTTCTTCTATCTTTAGTTTTTGGTTTACTTAGTGTGGGGTGTTGAACAGCAATGATAGTGTGCTATTTCTTCTTGATTGTTTAAGTTTTTACTCCTCTGTCCTTATGGGATGTTGGACAGTAATAATATTGGAATgttacttttgtttgtttaagttTCTATTGCTCTGTCCTTTGTTTCTGGCTTACTTGTTGTGTGGGATGCTAGACAGTGGTGATAGGAACCAGACCACAAAAGTAACCAGTGGTAGTATAAAGGAAGTTTTGCGTTACATATTTTTATTACAAAATATCATCACGAGTATAAGAAGTGTACAGTATGATCTCAGGATGATGGGAACCACTTGTGTTTGCCAGTACTGTTCACATTCAGCACCAATTGCATGACtgaaaattaaaatattctTAGTAATACTTCATAAATACTGCACAAAATTTATAGGATACAATTAATCACTAAGAAAGCTACACTTGAACAGCGGCAGATGAGTCCCAATAATCCTGAGATGTGCCAGTGCAGCTGTTGTTGTGTGTACAAGAGCCACTGCTAGTTTAGAGTCTCCCCTTTTGTGACCCGAGCCTCTAGGTACTCAATGCGCCGCTCCAGCATGGTCAGCTTCTCGTTCAGTTGACTCAGTTTGCTGCGGCACGACATGTCAAAGCTGTTAAGGAAGTCTGCGATTCTCTTGATGTTGCTTGTAATGACCTGCAATACAGACTGTAGTTAGAAGTTTGAAATACACAAAACATTGTTTATGGGAAGTGCCCTTTTTTAAAACAGGGATTGCCTTGTTTAGGTCATCTGGTCTTGATTTTCAAATTCTCATCACTTTTTTGTATGTTCTAGTGTTTTGTATTGGTGCATGTGATGATCTGTGATACAAGTGCATTTGTATTCAAGTAGCATTATTCAGATTACATactaaaagaaaatgtgtggGGCGCTATTCAGTCATACACATTATGCATCATAATACTGATTAATCATAAGGCACAGACATAACTGTCTAATGGATGCCAGCTGTGGAAGCATCACTTTAGTCAAAGTCACAAGGACTGAAGGCTGTATCAGCATTACTTTGGCAACCTACCCACCAACAGTGTCCAAAACTGTGCATGTACACGATATGCTTTAGGAATACTTAACACTTATTAATACATGTAGGCAGCAATGACGAATACTGCTAATTATAGTCAATACTGAATTTCAAATAAAAAGATGTAAATGCTGCCTGTATATGTAATAGTTCTACTGATAAATATTCCTGAAGTGTATTGCATGCATAATTTCTTGAGTGTGTTCATGTATGGGTTGCCAGAATACAGTGATGCAGTCTTCAGTTCCCGTGACCATGAATATAGCCCTTCACCTAAGCATGGAGCCATACCTCAATGTACTCGCGGTTGACCCAGTCTTGTTGGATCTGCTGTGTGATGACCTGGTTACGGGCAGACATGATGAGGCTGAGTCACACTGGCACAGCTGGTGTGGACTGGTGTCCTTGCTAGGGTGATCACTTGGTGGGTTAGAGCAAAAGGTCTGGTATTAGTTGTAATTAGCTAAGAAAATAAGTTATTGACCTATTTGAGTGGAGACAAGGTAGTGTtaggttttgtttttatttattttatgcactacatttttgcattattattttccttggtCAAGGTGGTCTATCCTGCTAACTATACAATACTGAGGAGTTACTGAGTCTTCTCTCCTATGCTTCCATTAGAGTTATGATGAAACTAAGCCAGGCTGACTAAGCAAGCAGCCGCATTTCTCAGCAGTGGGTTCTTTTCACACGGGCGTCACACTGACGTTACCCATGTTTTGACCGCGTGCATCAGCGTTTTGGTCACGCTGCTGATCGCACCACCAAACCATCTGTGTGAAAGGCCCATCAATGTTGCCAGAGTTGCTAGGGGATAAAACTTGCATATGATATAGGGTTGCCATACGTCCGGATTTTCCTGGACATATCCGGGAAAGCGGAATTCAAGATTGGAAAAACGGAATTCAAGATTATCAGCCATATGCAAGGGTAAATAAGTtgagtttcttttaattaatttacatgttttccaGTATCATATCAGGACCATAATCAGGTGTTAGTGAAGGTGTCCGGAATTTTGATAGTTCATATATGGCAACCCTAATATGATATCACTCAGAGTTCATGAGTGAATCTTGTCGCCCTAGAGAATTCAAAATACGTAGTGATCATAGCAAAATCAATAATAAGGGTGCAAAtcaagagaaataataaagaaaacaacctTGCCAGTCCTATCATCACCGTATTGACCATGCTGTGAAAGCCCTTCTTCTTATATCCCCGATGATACACCTACAAGTCTCCAGCGTTATTAGGGGAATGCTAGAGAATGTTAATGATTGGAGAACTTTGAGTAAGACGCGGCACATGTGGCTTACCGGAGTGCTGAGTGCTgattgggaagaggaagggaggggcgaTGGACTCAGCTGTGTTTACAAATAGTGGACAGTCTTACACGAGGGAcggtttcttttattatttttgtctgttattTCATTTACACATTATTTGGGTTTCTTGTGGtttgtattgtgagtgtttggtTGTATTTGTGTTCTTGTGGGATGTGAGGCTTGGTGTGTGCGGCATTGACTGAAAGGAAGGGTGAAATATTCGTCTTAGGATGCTGAGGTGCGTTTCCCGCGAAAATCGATTTTGCTCactgctgctaatgctgctgcAGCTTCTGCTGCAGTTATTaacgctattattattattattattattattattattattattattattattattattattattattattattaatgtgactactatcatcaccaccaccattgcagctactttatatatatatatatatatatatatatatatatatatatatatatatatatatatatatatatatatatatatatatatatatatatatatatatatatatatgtaggaaggaaactggccaagggcaacaaaaatctaata
Above is a window of Scylla paramamosain isolate STU-SP2022 chromosome 46, ASM3559412v1, whole genome shotgun sequence DNA encoding:
- the LOC135094657 gene encoding probable protein BRICK1-A, translating into MSARNQVITQQIQQDWVNREYIEVITSNIKRIADFLNSFDMSCRSKLSQLNEKLTMLERRIEYLEARVTKGETLN